ATATGTCGTTTTCAAGGCCGCACATCCACTCTCCGAGATAGGCGCCCAATGCAGCTACGGGCAGTGACAGCAACACGGCTACCGGCACCGTCCAGCTCTCGTAAAGGGCTGCAAGGAAAAGGAATACGAAAAGAAATACAAGCGACAGCACAAGTCCGGTCTTGCCTCCGGCCTGTTTCTCCTGATAGGATAGTCCGCTCCATTCAACGCCTATGTTCTCGGGAAGGTGTTCGCGGGCAATCTCTTCGAGAATCTCCATGGCCTGTCCCGAGCTGTGTCCTTTCGACGCTTCACCCCTGATTACGGCACTGTTAAACATGTTGAATCGCTTTATGCTGCCGGGACCTGTGGTGTAGGATGTGTTGCCTAGCGAGGTGAGCGGAACCATGGAGTCGCCGCTGCCTCTTACATAGAACATGTTTATGTTTTCGCGATGCTCGCGGTAGGGGGCTTCGGCCTGGATGTAGACGCGGTATATGCGGTTAAACATATTGAAGTCGTTGACATAGACCGAGCCTGTATAGGCTTTCATCGTTGCGAATACATCGGCGAGCGGAACGCCTGCAAACTTCACCTTGTCGCGGTCGACATCGAAGTAGAGTTGCGGAATGTCGGCTTGAAGCGACGATGACAGACCCGTAATCTCCTTATGCTGTGACGCATAGTAGAGTAGGGTGTCGGTGGCGTTGACAAGGTCGTCAAAGGTGGCGTCGCTTCTCGCTTCAAGCTGCATCTCAAATCCGCCCGAGGTTCCGAGTCCGGGAATTACCGGCGGACGCGACAGATAGGCTTTACATTCGGGATATTCGGCGAGGTCATGTTTCACCACCTCCATTATGTCGTCGATTGTTTCATCGTCACGTTCTTCCCAAGGCTTCAGTATCACGGTCAGTTCGCTGCGTGCCTGGCTTGTGCCCACTTGTGAGCTGCTTCCGGCCACACTTTGCACGTACTCTACTGCCGGATTGGCCATCAGGTAGCTCACTGCACGCTCGGTTACCTGGCGTGTCCTTTCGAGTGTCGCACCTTCGGGAAGTTCAAGCTCTACCTTGAAGTAACCCTGGTCCTCAATGGGGAGGAAGCTCGTAGGCATGAGCCGGTTTATGAGAAAAATCAACGCAATCATTACACCGAATGCCGCCATAACGCGCTTCTTGTTGCGCAGTGTCTGGCATATTATCTGGATGTAACGGTTGTTTCCGGTGCTTATCCATTGGTTGATTTTGCGGAATACGATGTTCTTCTTCTCGTTGGGCGTACTGGGCTTAAGTATTAGCGAGCACATAACGGGGCTTAGCGTCAATGCCACCACGGCTGAAAGGAGCACCGACACCACGATGGTTACGGTGAACTGACGATAGAGCTGTCCCGTGATTCCGCCGAGGAAGCTTACCGGGACAAATACGGCAGCCAGAACCAGAGAGGTAGCGATGATGGGGCTTGTGAGGCTCTTCATCGCCTTCTGTGTGGCTTCGTAGGGCGGCAGATGCTCCTCGTCCATTATGCGTTCGACATTCTCGACCACCACTATGGCGTCGTCCACCACTATACCTATGGCGAGTACAAGACCGAGCAGGGTAAGGATGTTGAGCGAGAAGCCGAATATGAGCATGAAGCCGAATGTTCCGATCAGCGATATGGGCACGGCTATAAGGGGAATAAGCGTGGCTCGCCAGCTTTGCAGCGACAGGAACACGACAAATATAACCAGTGCGAGAGCCTCGAAGAGCGTCTTGTACACTTCATGGATTGACTCGGAAATGTAGGTGGTCATGTCGAAGGGTATTCTGTAGCTCAATCCGTCAGGGAAGTTCTTGCTTATGTCGACCATGGCGGCTTTTACCTTGTCAGCAACCTCCATGGCATTGGCTCCGGGAAGCATGTACACGGCAAGCACAGCGGCGTTTTCGCCGTTTATTCCGCTCTCGGTATTGTAGGACTGCGCTTCAAGCGATATGCGGGCCACATCGCGGAGGCGTATGATCGAACCGTCGGGATTGGCTCTCACCACGATCTCTTCAAACTGGCTCACCGACGAAAGTCGTCCCTGCGTGGTGATGGGGATTGTCACATCAAGTCCTGTAACGGGCTGCTGTCCAAGCACTCCGGCGGCCGACTCGCGGTTCTGGTCCTTAAGCGCCTTTTGCAGGTCGGCAACTGTGATGCCGAGGTTGGCGAGCTTGTCGGGCTGTACCCATATCTGCATTGCATAGTATCGGCTGCCGATGTTGGAAACTCGTCCCACACCGGGAATGCGTCGCAGCAGGTCGACTACGTTGAGTGTCGCGAAGTTACTCAGGTATATCTCATCAAATTTAGGGTCGGTCGAGGTGAGGCACAGCGTAAGCAGCTGGCTTGCGGCCTGTTTCTCGACCGATATGCCGTTTTGCACGACTTCGGTCGGGAGTCGCGATTCGGCGAGCTTTATGCGGTTCTGTATCTCTACGGCGGCAAGGTCGGGATTGGCTGAGATGTCAAATGTCACTGTTGCCGAGAAGCCTCCCGAGTTGGAGCTTGACGACTCCATGTAGAGCATTCCCGGCGTACCGTTGAGTTCCTGTTCGATAGGTGTGGCCACGGCCTGTGACACCGTCAGTGCGCTTGCCCCGGGATATGACGCGCTTATCTTAACCACGGGAGGCGTGATTTGCGGATATTGGTCGATGGGAAGCATTGTCAATCCTATCACTCCTATTATTACAATCAGGATTGACAGAACCATCGAAAAGACAGGTCGGTCAATAAAGAAGCTTACTTTCATAGGCTTTTGTTATTCGGTGGCTGTGGGAAGTGAATCGTTGTTTTTTGTTGCGGCCTGATGTTCGGCGGGAACGGTGCCTACACGCACCTTCATGCCCGGCGACAGCTTGTGATGGCCCTCTGTCACGATGTTTTCGTTGGGAACAACACCGCGTTCTACCACTACATTGTTTTCAAATTCGGGGCCTACCTCGATGAAGCGTTTCTCCACTGTCGAGTCGCGACGCATCACATACACGTAGGCTCCGCCCTTTTCAATCGTCACCGCCTTGCGGGGCACAACGGTGGCGTGCTCGCGTACATCGAGCAGCAGCTTTACTTTGGTGAACTGTCCCGGCAGGATTGCGCGTTCGGGATTGGGCATCTCGGCTCTCACCGAGAATGTTCCGGTGTTGGGATCGACCTGCGGTTCTGCGAAATCCACAAGCCCTTTGTGCAGATACACGGTGTTGTCGGCAAGCGTTATTGTTACGTAGGGCTGCCATGAGCGTGACGCATCCTGTTGGCCAAGGTCAACGTTGCGCTCCTTGCTCTTAAGGTAGTCGAGTGCGGTCATGCTGAAGTCGATAAGCACGGTGTCGCTCTTTACTATGGTTGCGAGAAGCGATTTTCCGCCGGGGCCTACAAGTGTACCTAAGTCGGCGTTACGTTCGCTGATGTGTCCCGACAGTGGCGAGCGCACTGTCGTGTAGCCAAGTTCAAGTTCGGCCTGGGCGAGGTCGGCCTTGCTCATCGACACCGATGCCTTGGCCGTTTCGTAGGCGGCTATTGCATTGTCGAGGTCGAGCTGGCTTGCTGCATTCTGCTCATAGAGCGGTCTTATTCGGTCGAGGTCGCGCTTGGCTTTCTGCTCTTGCGACTCATCCTTTTTCAACTGTGCCCGTGCTTTGTCAACCTTGGCCTTGTACTGGTCCTGGTTGATAATGAACAGCACCTGGTTCTTGTTTACGTATGTGCCTTCCTCAAAGAGCATTCGTTCAAGATAACCTTCGACACGCGCTCTTACTTCTACGAATTGTTGTGCACGCACACGACCCACATATTCTCCGTATATTTCAACATCGTCTTCCTGCGATGGCTCGACAGCCACGACAGGAAGTGTCGTTTCTGTTTTTTTGCAACTCTCAAATGTAAGTGAAAACAAAACGAGCAGCATGATTAAATTGCGCCCGGATGTTATAGGCTTGGTAAATAGCACCATAAAAGACAAGATAAATAGTCCAAAAAATAAAATCCCTCGTAGTTGTCAGGTTCTACAGGCAAAGACTGTGAACCGCCTTGCCTGTAGAATCAGTTTAGGTTGTGGTTTATATGCCGAATACACTCGGAGGCAACACGTAAACGGGTGAGAATGCTGCCCTGATGTATTTTGAAGATGCTGTAACATCCGACATCATAAGGTACTGGCCGTCGCTTGATGCGTTGTCATTCTTGAAGTCCTTCAGTGTTTCAGGATCGAGATAACGCTGCAGAATGCTCAACAGTCCGAGCGGAGTTGAGTCAAGCGAGAATTTTACGCTCATTGACTGGCCCTTGTCCAGGAAGTTCATTGTGATGTAGGGACGGCCGCTTTCTACCGAGAAGCTGTAGGTGCCTTTGGCGTGTATCTTGTCAAGTGAAGAGTTGCGCTCTACTACATAGAAATTATAGTTTGAGCCTTCCTTGGCAAGGAATATGCCGTTTCCTGCGTTGAAGATTGAAATACCGCTCTGGTTGTCCGTTACGACGAATGCAAGATTCATCGGCACTACATTCACTTTTAGTGTCTTGTTGACGGGTGGAGTGACTCCGTTGTCGCTTACGGCGATGGAGGTGCGTCCTACAGCCTTGCCGGTTACCACAAGACCTTTAAGCTGGCTTATGGATGCTTCAAGAAGGTAGGGATTGGCTACCTTTACCGACAGATCGTTGGTTCCGCCCGTAAACGGAATACCCTCGTTTACCCCCACTCTTACCGAGTACTCATCTCCGTAAAATGTGAGAGGAGAATCGTCATCGCTGTTGCATCCTGTAAAAAGCACACAACATGCGAGCAAGGCAAAGTTTAAAATCGATTTAGCAATGTTCATAATGTTGTTATTATTGTAATAAAATTTGAGATGTGAAAAAAAACGGACAAAGTTAATCAAAATCGCTTGCAAAATTGGACTATGTGCCAAATTTAAAGTGATTTAACATAAGTGATGACATTGCAAATTACAATATAATCGATCTGGGAGAGGTGGTGTAAAAGAAGGCGATTTGCCCTTACGGTCAATCGCCTTCCTGATAAGGGTTTATAATGGATATAAATTCATTATTGAGCAAGTGAAACAATAAGGTCTTTCTCGTCTTCGCCCTCGGCGATGAGGATTTTACCTTCACGTGCGAGCCATCCTAAGGCTGCATAAAGCTCTTTGTCTTTCAGCTTGGTTATCTTCTTAATCTGCTTCAAGCCAAGAGCATCAGCTTCATTAAGTGCATTCCATACGGAACCGGCATTTGTGCCAATAGTGTCAATGTTCATTGTTGGGTTATTTTAATGTTAGACATAATGATATTTCTCAATAATAGCTACAAAATTACATATATTTTGCAATTTATAACTCAACTTATTAACAAATTTCACTCATAAAAGTTTTCGATAGTGTAAATATTGCAAATTTGAATATACATGAGTCGAACTATCAATCGCTATGACGCGTTTTTGGTAGCAGTTGGAAATTTTGTTACCTTTGCGACATTATGATTGAACAAACAGAATTTGCTCTTGCTCCGCGGCGTCGCGGAATCCATCTCGTGACGGGCGATATATTGCGTCAGCTCCCGGTCCTGCCCAGGAAAGGATTGTTGAATCTGCTCGTAAAGCACACTTCGGCGGCGCTTGCCCTGAATGAGAACGCCGACCCCGATGTGCGTCACGACTTGAACGAGATTTTCAACAGGCTCGTGCCCGAGAATGCTCCTTATTATCTTCACACTCTTGAAGGCGATGACGACATGCCGGCTCATGCCAAGTCGGTGATGGTGGGAGCGTCACTTACGATTCCCATTACCGACGGGCGGTTGAATCTCGGTACATGGCAGGGCATATACCTGTGTGAGTTTCGCGATTACGGAGGTTCCCGCAAAATTGTCGCTACGGTAATAGGTGAATAGACTTTAATATTTTTATATGGACGGCTTGGTTATAAAGAATACCGGAAGTTGGTATGTGGTTCACGCCGATAACGGCGAGGATGTCAATTGTAAGATAAAGGGGAATTTCCGTCTGAAGGGAATTCGCACTACCAATCCTGTAGCTGTGGGCGACCGTGTGACAATATCGGTCAATCCCGACGGTAACGCTTTCATAACTGCCATACAACCGCGTAAAAACTATATAATAAGGCGTGCAAGCAACCTCTCCAAGGAGTCGCACATAATAGCGGCCAATCTTGATTGTGCCTTTCTTGTCGTTACATTGGCTCATCCGGTTACTTCTACAACATTTATCGACCGTTTCCTTGCTACGGCCGAGGCCTATAGGGTGCCTGCCGTGTTGCTTATAAATAAGGTGGACTTGCTCACCGATGACGAAGATAAGGAGTATTGCGAGGCCGTGGCATCGTTATATCGCACGATAGGATATGATGTATTGGAAATTTCGGCTCTTACCGGTGAAGGCATGACTGAATTGAGAGAGCGTTTGAAGGATAAGATATCGCTGTTTTCGGGAAATTCGGGAGTGGGGAAATCTACGATAATAAATGCGTTGTTGCCCGACCTTGACTTGAGGACAGGTTCTATTTCCGACATGCACGATACGGGTATGCACACCACCACGTTTTCCGAGATGTTTCCGCTCCCTGAAGGGGGATGGATTATCGATACTCCGGGCATAAAGGGATTCGGTACCATTGACTTTGACAAGCATGAGATTGCCCACTTTTTCCCCGAGATATTCAAGATTTCGGCCGATTGCAAGTACGGCAACTGTACTCACACCCACGAGCCGGGATGTGCGGTGCTGAAAGCGCTTGATGATCACTACATTTCGCAGTCGCGTTATGCGTCCTATCTGAGCATTCTCGACGATACCAACCCCGACAAGTATCGCAAGCCGTTCTGATGTCGGAGCTACCCTATAAAAAGATCGATGCGATCATCTCACGACGACCGCACCGCTTGTAAACCTTAAAAATCTAATCCTATGAAAAAACTGATTCAAAAATAATTTATAATTCATTTATATCCAAACCAAAGGTTAACTTTTTATCGTAAATTAACCTTAATAATGTTAATATGGGCCAGAATACGGCAAAATGAGCCATCTAAGCTGTTGCTTTTTTACATTTGTATATAAAAATTCATTATTAAGGGCTGTAATGAAATGTCAAGGCTCAGGCTCTATTTTTCAATAAAAGCATTAACTTTGCGGATATGGCAAAATTTCAAATAAATTATTTAGGATGCGGTTCCGCGACACCCACCTTGCGACATCTGCCGAGTTGTCAGGTGCTGGACTTTCGCGACAATCTGTTTATGATCGATTGTGGCGAGGGGGCTCAGTTGTCGATGCGTCGTCAACGCCTTAAATTCTCGCGGCTGTCCCACATCTTCATCTCGCATCTGCACGGCGACCATTGCCTCGGATTACCCGGCCTTGTGTCGACACTGGCGCTTACCGGGCGTGAGGGAGGCGACATAACGATACATACATTCAAGGAGGGTGTCGAGATTTTCAAGACCATGCTTGACTTTTTCTGTCGTGAAACTCCATTCACGATTCACTATAATGTCATCAATCCGCGAGGCAATGAGGTGATTTTTGAGAATGACTCGCTTGTCGTGAGGTCATTCCCGCTATATCACCGCGTGCCATGCTCGGGATTTGTGTTTGCCGAGAAGCCAAAGCCGCGTCATCTGCGAGGCGACATGGTGCGGTTCTATAATGTGCCGATACGCCAATATCAGGCCATAAAGGGCGGTGCCGACTTCGTTACTGATGACGGCCGTGTGATACCCAATGAGTGGCTCACATTGCCGGCCGATGCTGCGGTAAGTTACGCCTACTGTTCCGACACTGTCTACGATGAGCGCGTAGCGGCTGCGGTGGAAGGTGTCGACACTATCTACCACGAGGCGACATATACCGACGAATATGCCGACAAGGCTCGCACAAGAGGTCACTCTACTGCTGCCGAGGCTGCGCGAATAGCTCGGCTTGCAGGCGCCAACCGCCTTGTGCTCGGACACTTTTCCAAGCGTTACATTGACGAGGCGAAGCATCTTGAAGAGGCCAAAGAGATATTTCCAAACACTATAATTGCTTATGAGGGCATGTCCCTCGATTTATTATGATTGAAAATGATGAGGATCGCCATTTCATGAAAGTGGCTATTGACGAGGCTCGCAGGGCTTACGAGGAGGATGAGGTGCCCATTGGCGCCGTTGTGGTGAGCAAGGGTCGCATAATAGGACGAGGTCACAATCTCACCGAAAAGTTGAACGATGTCACGGCCCATGCCGAGATGCAGGCCATCACGGCTGCCGCCAATTATCTGGGCGGGAAATATCTTGACGACTGCACGCTCTATGTCACGGTCGAACCTTGCATTATGTGTGCCGGAGCGATAGGCTGGAGTCAGCTGAAGCGTATTGTCTACGGTGCCCCCGACACAAAGCGAGGGTTCACCACATTCACGTCACGCACTCCGTTTCACCCTAAGTCGGTGGTCGTTTCGGGAGTCATGGAGGAGGAGTGTGCCGAGATTATGCGCTCGTTTTTCTCGCGTAAGCGCAAATGAATTTTTGCCGTGAATGTTTTTATGCGTAATTTTACGCCTATAAAGTCTTGTTACAATGTTAGGAATAGAGTCTTTGTCTTATAAGGAGAGCTCCGTTAAGTTGATGGAGGCCGCGGGCCGTGAAGTGTTGGTGCTGGATGGTGCCATGGGTACGATGATTCAGCGTTACGGCTTGTCGGAAAATGATTTCAGGGGTGAACGTTACGCCGCTTCCGATGCCCTGTTGAAGGGCTGCAATGACGCGCTTGTGCTGACGCGCCCCGATGTGATTAAGGATATTCACTGCAAATACCTTGAGGCGGGGGCTATGATTATAGAAACCGACTCGTTCAATGCCAATGCCGTGTCGCTTGGCGATTACGGTCTTCAGCATGATGTGACGGCGCTTAATCATGCCGCGGCGAAAATTGCGCGTGAGGCTGCCGATGAATACATGACGCAGCATCCCGGTGCGATGCGTTGGGTGGCCGGAAGCGTAGGCCCAACGAGCAAGTCGCTTACGATGGGGCAGGGTATCGACGACCCCTCGGCCGGCGTTGTCGACTGGGATCTGTTGACCGAAACATATATTGAGCAGATGAAGGCGCTGATTGAAGGAGGTGTCGACGCTCTGCTCATCGAAACTATATATGACGGCCTTAATGCCAAGGCTGCGATATGGGCGGCTCGAAGGGCCATGGAGATTGTAGGAGTGAGAGTGCCTTTGATGCTGTCGGTGACACTTACCGAGTCGGGCCGAACCCTGTCGGGACAGACTCTGGAGGCAATCGTTGCTTCCATGTCATTTGGCGAGCCGATGTCGATTGGACTTAATTGCGGTTTTGGTGCCGATGCCATGATGAAGTATGTCGAGGCTTTGCTGCCCTATCCTTACGCTGTAAGCGTCTATCCCAATGCCGGACTGCCTAATGAGATGGGAGAGTATGACGAAACTCCATCAATGATGGTCGACAAAATGCGTGTCATGCTCCAACGCCGTTGGGTGAATATCGTTGGCGGATGTTGCGGCACCACGCCGCAGCACATTAAGGCGCTCGCCGAGCTGTGCAAGCAATATGCTCCGCGCATCGTCCCCGAGGTTGAACCCGAGATGACACTTGCAGGTCTTGAGCCGTTATGTGTCACCCCTCGGCTTAACTTCGTTAACGTGGGCGAGCGTTGTAACGTTGCCGGCAGCCGCAAGTTCCTGCGATTGATAAAGGAGGGCAACATTGACGAGGCAATCGACATTGCCCGTAACCAGGTCGATGCGGGAGCCCAGATAATCGATATAAACATGGACGATGCCATGCTCGATGCCCGGGCATGTATGACATTGTTCCTTTCACGCATAGGGGTTGAGCCCGATGTGGCACGTGTGCCGGTGATGATTGACTCTTCCGACTGGAACGTAGTCATCGGCGGACTGAAGTGTGTGCAGGGGCGGCCCATTGTAAACTCCATCAGCCTTAAGGAGGGTGAGGATAGCTTTATTAAGAAGGCGCGTGACATAAAGGAGATGGGCGCGGCTGTGGTCGTCATGGCCTTTGACGAGAAAGGTCAGGCCGATACCTTTGAGCGACGCATCGAAGTGTGCGACCGTGCCTACCGACTGCTCACCGGGAAGGTGGGCTTCAAGGGATGTGACATCGTCTTTGACCCCAATGTCCTCGCCGTTGCTACCGGCATCGAGGAGCATGCCGATTACGCTCTCGATTTCATAAGGGCCGTGGAGTGGATAAAGACCAATCTGCCGGGAGCCAAAGTGAGCGGAGGCGTGAGCAACTTGTCATTCTCATTCCGTGGCAACAACAGCGTGCGTGAGGCCATGCACGCACTTTTCCTGTACCACGCCATAGCCAAGGGTATGGACATGGCCATCGTGAACGCGGCAGCCATCATGCCTGTCGACGACATTCCCGATGAGCTTCGTGAGGCTATCGACGATGTGCTGTTGAATCGCAGACACGATGCGACCGAAAGCCTCGTGACTATTGCCGAAAAGATAAAGTCGGGCAACGTGACGGTTGCTGCCGATTCTTCAAGCGAGGAGCAGTCGCTCACGCCCGACAAGCGTGTGGAGCGCATGCTCGTAAAAGGCGTTGTCGACGGAATGGAGCGTAACCTGTCCGATGCAATGACGATGCTCGGCTCGGCCGTGAAGGTGATTGAAGGCCCTCTTATGGCGGGAATGAACAGCGTTGGTGAGATGTTTGGCGCAGGAAAGATGTTCCTGCCGCAAGTGGTCAAGAGCGCCCGTACAATGAAGCAGGCCGTGGCATGGCTCACCCCTTTCATCGAGCGTGAGCGTCGCGGCAAGGAGAGCTCCAAGGCCGGCAAGATGGTGATTGCGACAGTGAAAGGCGATGTTCATGACATAGGCAAGAACATCGTTGGCGTCATCATGAACTGCAACGGCTACGATATCATCGACATGGGCGTTATGGTGCCCGCCGAGGATATTGTTGACAAAGCGATAGCGGAAAATGCCGACTTCATCGGTCTCAGCGGATTGATCACTCCGTCACTTGAGGAGATGTGCAATGTTGCGTGCCTCATGGAGAGCAAGGGAAT
The Muribaculum gordoncarteri genome window above contains:
- a CDS encoding efflux RND transporter permease subunit, which translates into the protein MKVSFFIDRPVFSMVLSILIVIIGVIGLTMLPIDQYPQITPPVVKISASYPGASALTVSQAVATPIEQELNGTPGMLYMESSSSNSGGFSATVTFDISANPDLAAVEIQNRIKLAESRLPTEVVQNGISVEKQAASQLLTLCLTSTDPKFDEIYLSNFATLNVVDLLRRIPGVGRVSNIGSRYYAMQIWVQPDKLANLGITVADLQKALKDQNRESAAGVLGQQPVTGLDVTIPITTQGRLSSVSQFEEIVVRANPDGSIIRLRDVARISLEAQSYNTESGINGENAAVLAVYMLPGANAMEVADKVKAAMVDISKNFPDGLSYRIPFDMTTYISESIHEVYKTLFEALALVIFVVFLSLQSWRATLIPLIAVPISLIGTFGFMLIFGFSLNILTLLGLVLAIGIVVDDAIVVVENVERIMDEEHLPPYEATQKAMKSLTSPIIATSLVLAAVFVPVSFLGGITGQLYRQFTVTIVVSVLLSAVVALTLSPVMCSLILKPSTPNEKKNIVFRKINQWISTGNNRYIQIICQTLRNKKRVMAAFGVMIALIFLINRLMPTSFLPIEDQGYFKVELELPEGATLERTRQVTERAVSYLMANPAVEYVQSVAGSSSQVGTSQARSELTVILKPWEERDDETIDDIMEVVKHDLAEYPECKAYLSRPPVIPGLGTSGGFEMQLEARSDATFDDLVNATDTLLYYASQHKEITGLSSSLQADIPQLYFDVDRDKVKFAGVPLADVFATMKAYTGSVYVNDFNMFNRIYRVYIQAEAPYREHRENINMFYVRGSGDSMVPLTSLGNTSYTTGPGSIKRFNMFNSAVIRGEASKGHSSGQAMEILEEIAREHLPENIGVEWSGLSYQEKQAGGKTGLVLSLVFLFVFLFLAALYESWTVPVAVLLSLPVAALGAYLGEWMCGLENDIYFQIGLVMLMGMAAKNAILIVEFAKEQTDKGDDAYEAALFASKLRFRPILMTSLAFILGMLPMVIASGPGSASRQAIGTGVFFGMISAVVFGILLVPFFFVIVYRSVAKFKVIRRGIKLPSFKK
- a CDS encoding efflux RND transporter periplasmic adaptor subunit, which gives rise to MLLVLFSLTFESCKKTETTLPVVAVEPSQEDDVEIYGEYVGRVRAQQFVEVRARVEGYLERMLFEEGTYVNKNQVLFIINQDQYKAKVDKARAQLKKDESQEQKAKRDLDRIRPLYEQNAASQLDLDNAIAAYETAKASVSMSKADLAQAELELGYTTVRSPLSGHISERNADLGTLVGPGGKSLLATIVKSDTVLIDFSMTALDYLKSKERNVDLGQQDASRSWQPYVTITLADNTVYLHKGLVDFAEPQVDPNTGTFSVRAEMPNPERAILPGQFTKVKLLLDVREHATVVPRKAVTIEKGGAYVYVMRRDSTVEKRFIEVGPEFENNVVVERGVVPNENIVTEGHHKLSPGMKVRVGTVPAEHQAATKNNDSLPTATE
- a CDS encoding pilus assembly protein N-terminal domain-containing protein — its product is MNIAKSILNFALLACCVLFTGCNSDDDSPLTFYGDEYSVRVGVNEGIPFTGGTNDLSVKVANPYLLEASISQLKGLVVTGKAVGRTSIAVSDNGVTPPVNKTLKVNVVPMNLAFVVTDNQSGISIFNAGNGIFLAKEGSNYNFYVVERNSSLDKIHAKGTYSFSVESGRPYITMNFLDKGQSMSVKFSLDSTPLGLLSILQRYLDPETLKDFKNDNASSDGQYLMMSDVTASSKYIRAAFSPVYVLPPSVFGI
- a CDS encoding winged helix-turn-helix domain-containing protein, whose amino-acid sequence is MNIDTIGTNAGSVWNALNEADALGLKQIKKITKLKDKELYAALGWLAREGKILIAEGEDEKDLIVSLAQ
- a CDS encoding secondary thiamine-phosphate synthase enzyme YjbQ; amino-acid sequence: MIEQTEFALAPRRRGIHLVTGDILRQLPVLPRKGLLNLLVKHTSAALALNENADPDVRHDLNEIFNRLVPENAPYYLHTLEGDDDMPAHAKSVMVGASLTIPITDGRLNLGTWQGIYLCEFRDYGGSRKIVATVIGE
- the rsgA gene encoding ribosome small subunit-dependent GTPase A; its protein translation is MDGLVIKNTGSWYVVHADNGEDVNCKIKGNFRLKGIRTTNPVAVGDRVTISVNPDGNAFITAIQPRKNYIIRRASNLSKESHIIAANLDCAFLVVTLAHPVTSTTFIDRFLATAEAYRVPAVLLINKVDLLTDDEDKEYCEAVASLYRTIGYDVLEISALTGEGMTELRERLKDKISLFSGNSGVGKSTIINALLPDLDLRTGSISDMHDTGMHTTTFSEMFPLPEGGWIIDTPGIKGFGTIDFDKHEIAHFFPEIFKISADCKYGNCTHTHEPGCAVLKALDDHYISQSRYASYLSILDDTNPDKYRKPF
- a CDS encoding ribonuclease Z produces the protein MAKFQINYLGCGSATPTLRHLPSCQVLDFRDNLFMIDCGEGAQLSMRRQRLKFSRLSHIFISHLHGDHCLGLPGLVSTLALTGREGGDITIHTFKEGVEIFKTMLDFFCRETPFTIHYNVINPRGNEVIFENDSLVVRSFPLYHRVPCSGFVFAEKPKPRHLRGDMVRFYNVPIRQYQAIKGGADFVTDDGRVIPNEWLTLPADAAVSYAYCSDTVYDERVAAAVEGVDTIYHEATYTDEYADKARTRGHSTAAEAARIARLAGANRLVLGHFSKRYIDEAKHLEEAKEIFPNTIIAYEGMSLDLL
- a CDS encoding nucleoside deaminase; translated protein: MIENDEDRHFMKVAIDEARRAYEEDEVPIGAVVVSKGRIIGRGHNLTEKLNDVTAHAEMQAITAAANYLGGKYLDDCTLYVTVEPCIMCAGAIGWSQLKRIVYGAPDTKRGFTTFTSRTPFHPKSVVVSGVMEEECAEIMRSFFSRKRK
- the metH gene encoding methionine synthase — encoded protein: MLGIESLSYKESSVKLMEAAGREVLVLDGAMGTMIQRYGLSENDFRGERYAASDALLKGCNDALVLTRPDVIKDIHCKYLEAGAMIIETDSFNANAVSLGDYGLQHDVTALNHAAAKIAREAADEYMTQHPGAMRWVAGSVGPTSKSLTMGQGIDDPSAGVVDWDLLTETYIEQMKALIEGGVDALLIETIYDGLNAKAAIWAARRAMEIVGVRVPLMLSVTLTESGRTLSGQTLEAIVASMSFGEPMSIGLNCGFGADAMMKYVEALLPYPYAVSVYPNAGLPNEMGEYDETPSMMVDKMRVMLQRRWVNIVGGCCGTTPQHIKALAELCKQYAPRIVPEVEPEMTLAGLEPLCVTPRLNFVNVGERCNVAGSRKFLRLIKEGNIDEAIDIARNQVDAGAQIIDINMDDAMLDARACMTLFLSRIGVEPDVARVPVMIDSSDWNVVIGGLKCVQGRPIVNSISLKEGEDSFIKKARDIKEMGAAVVVMAFDEKGQADTFERRIEVCDRAYRLLTGKVGFKGCDIVFDPNVLAVATGIEEHADYALDFIRAVEWIKTNLPGAKVSGGVSNLSFSFRGNNSVREAMHALFLYHAIAKGMDMAIVNAAAIMPVDDIPDELREAIDDVLLNRRHDATESLVTIAEKIKSGNVTVAADSSSEEQSLTPDKRVERMLVKGVVDGMERNLSDAMTMLGSAVKVIEGPLMAGMNSVGEMFGAGKMFLPQVVKSARTMKQAVAWLTPFIERERRGKESSKAGKMVIATVKGDVHDIGKNIVGVIMNCNGYDIIDMGVMVPAEDIVDKAIAENADFIGLSGLITPSLEEMCNVACLMESKGMKIPLLIGGATTSELHTAVKIAPCYSGPVLYTRDAAMMPAAVRRLGDEAEVARLRDSQAELRRAHSGGAGLLPLSVARSRRPRLSYPCYSVAHPGVHELNIDIAEAREFINWRAFLSAWKIDASLASVMDIKGCDHCRAQWLASVPTDKVNKAAEAMQLLKEAGRVLDRLQRDIVGGIKAKVAFVEAASDGDDDILFNHNGETLRIATLRQQRPSERDGHCIALSDYIAPVESDGKLRDSMGMFAVTVGRDIERIIEGYRNEGDDYRAILYQTVADRLVEAATEVMHRKVRVELWGYAPDESLSERHVLQQYYKGIRPAIGYPSLPDQSLIFLTDRVLPIFRYGHNIDRERRHVACRLYNRIDYIASRQPLLRRGRCRQ